Proteins from one Mytilus galloprovincialis chromosome 11, xbMytGall1.hap1.1, whole genome shotgun sequence genomic window:
- the LOC143051552 gene encoding uncharacterized protein LOC143051552, which yields MSKTSPEVTPDTNLQEPAAQVVEDRIKDNADRIIQNIRTSQILDHMMTHLVISADDRRHIEHYPRQDDQNKALLDIVIKRREPAYSVFVDGLRNYGYADIANNLKCASEKMGPSTTSVPDENKGLSDRTVPSYTIRLQKNYSNIITSVKHDTIVDHLISYAVLQIEDCQKINACPSQEQKNRQLMDTLLHGNENGFTEFLNALRNDIAYTDLANRIASTEVTSTDRSNIQSCYNINKRKYEHVHETTTLLPKKTKEN from the exons ATGTCAAAGACATCCCCAGAAGTAACTCCTGACACCAATTTACAGGAACCTGCAGCACAAGTAGTTGAAG ATAGAATCAAAGATAATGCAGACAGGATCATACAGAATATACGCACCAGCCAAATTTTAGACCATATGATGACACATCTGGTGATATCAGCAGACGACAGACGTCATATTGAACATTATCCTCGACAAGATGATCAGAACAAAGCATTGCTGGATATTGTGATTAAAAGGAGAGAACCTGCTTACAGTGTGTTTGTTGATGGATTACGTAATTATGGATATGCAGATATcgctaataatttgaaatgtgcTTCAGAGAAAATGGGCCCAAGTACAACATCAGTACCTGATGAGAATAAAG GATTATCAGATAGGACGGTTCCATCGTATACAATTCGTCtgcagaaaaattattcaaatatcaTTACCAGTGTAAAGCATGATACAATAGTAGATCATTTGATATCATATGCAGTATTGCAAATTGAGGATTGTCAAAAGATAAATGCGTGTCCATCTCAAGAGCAAAAGAATAGACAGTTAATGGACACACTTTTGCATGGAAATGAAAATGGATTTACAGAATTTCTCAACGCTCTACGAAATGACATAGCATATACAGATCTAGCAAATAGAATAGCATCCACAGAAGTTACAAGCACAGATAGATCAAATATTCAGAGTtgctacaatataaataaaaggaaATATGAGCATGTACACGAGACAACAACCCTGCTGCCCAAAAAAACTAAAGAGAATTAG